GCTGCCCTTGGCCGCGGCCGTGACGTGCACCGTCCGCTGCGGCGCGCGCAAGGTGGCGAGGTCGACGACGGAGGTGAGGGCCGTGGCCAGGAGGTCCACGTCGCCGATGACCTCGGCCGCGGCGTCTTCGTCCGTGAGGTCGAGAACGAGGCGCACGCCTCGTGTCTTCACCGTCGGCTCCACGCGCGACATCACCTCGTCGAGGAGATCGCCGAAGCGGAGAGGCGCGAGCACGAGCTGCTTCTGGGTGTCGAGCAGCCAGACGGCGTCGTCGAGCTCCGCGAGCATACGCGTGAGCCGCTCGCCCGCGCCGCTCACCCGCTCGAGCATCTCGCGCGTCGGAGGCGAGAGATCCCGGCCGAAGCGGAGCAAGTAGTGGACGCCGGCGAGCATCGTCGAGAGCTCACCACGGAGGTCGTGGGCCACGCGGTCGAAGAAAACCTCGTCGACACTCATGAGGCACTCTCTAGAGCCCGAGAAGGGGCGCGGTAAGCGTTGACCGAGAACACGGCGCACACGGCGTAGCACGC
This DNA window, taken from Polyangium spumosum, encodes the following:
- a CDS encoding sensor histidine kinase translates to MSVDEVFFDRVAHDLRGELSTMLAGVHYLLRFGRDLSPPTREMLERVSGAGERLTRMLAELDDAVWLLDTQKQLVLAPLRFGDLLDEVMSRVEPTVKTRGVRLVLDLTDEDAAAEVIGDVDLLATALTSVVDLATLRAPQRTVHVTAAAKGSAPIVRVSDEGDAVPKDVLARLFEPFVEREIVPRETHGRRKLRLGIGLPIARAIFEAHGGSLVVQPGDAGLTLECTVSKLDASAVPETARAASG